From a single Rhodococcus qingshengii JCM 15477 genomic region:
- a CDS encoding flotillin family protein, translating into MLPIIIIAVVVAVIIFIVLPAIYVKNYVKVPPNEVAVFTGRGKPKVVRGGARFKIPGIERVDIMSLEPFNVSINLKNALSNDGVPVNVEAVGLVRIGSADEAVQTAVQRFLTSDLDELQQQINEILAGSLRGITATMTVEDLNSNRDSLARSVVEEAGGDLARIGMEVDVIKIAGISDFNGYLESLGQRRIAEVKRDAAIGTAEAERDSQIQSAKARQAGSVAQAEADTAIASANQKRDVELARLRAQTEAENAEADQAGPLAQATAEKAVGIAREQAEAARVEARTEVERRRAQQSEAALQADVIAPAEAERQASIARAEGERQAAILRAQAQAESARQAGGAQADARKLVADAVRSEQQADADGLRARLEAEADGRKVAADAVRAEQQAEADGLRAKLEAEAAGKRQIAEALNSYTPQAAQLLTLPDVLAALVDATAAAAKPVGDIDRISIVGGSDGAQGSIGSILGISPQVIAGVIETLESSGVDITGLLNGLNKTASVPAGSVHNSVHNSENGSATVDA; encoded by the coding sequence ATGCTGCCAATCATCATCATTGCGGTTGTAGTCGCAGTAATCATCTTCATCGTTCTCCCCGCGATCTACGTGAAGAACTACGTCAAGGTCCCGCCGAACGAAGTGGCGGTTTTCACCGGACGAGGCAAGCCGAAAGTCGTCCGCGGCGGAGCCCGGTTCAAGATTCCGGGAATCGAACGCGTCGACATCATGTCGCTCGAGCCGTTCAACGTCAGCATCAATCTCAAGAATGCGCTCTCCAACGACGGTGTTCCGGTCAACGTCGAGGCAGTCGGCCTGGTACGAATCGGTTCCGCCGACGAAGCGGTTCAGACAGCGGTGCAACGATTCCTGACCTCCGACCTGGACGAACTCCAGCAGCAGATCAACGAAATCCTCGCCGGCAGCCTGCGCGGAATCACCGCGACCATGACGGTCGAGGATCTGAACTCCAACCGCGATTCGCTCGCACGCAGCGTGGTCGAGGAGGCAGGCGGCGACCTCGCACGCATCGGCATGGAAGTCGATGTCATCAAGATCGCGGGAATCTCCGACTTCAACGGCTACCTCGAATCGCTCGGTCAGCGCCGCATCGCCGAGGTCAAACGTGATGCCGCGATCGGAACTGCTGAAGCAGAGCGTGATTCGCAGATCCAGTCGGCAAAGGCGCGACAGGCAGGCTCCGTCGCACAGGCCGAGGCCGACACTGCGATCGCGAGTGCAAATCAGAAGCGCGACGTCGAACTCGCTCGCCTTCGAGCACAGACCGAAGCCGAGAACGCCGAAGCCGACCAGGCCGGACCACTCGCGCAGGCAACGGCCGAGAAGGCCGTCGGCATCGCACGTGAGCAGGCCGAGGCGGCCCGCGTCGAAGCTCGCACCGAGGTCGAGCGTCGTCGCGCCCAGCAATCGGAAGCGGCATTGCAGGCAGATGTCATTGCACCGGCCGAGGCCGAACGCCAAGCCTCCATCGCACGCGCAGAGGGTGAGCGACAGGCCGCGATCCTCCGCGCCCAGGCACAGGCCGAGTCAGCAAGGCAGGCCGGCGGGGCTCAGGCCGATGCACGAAAGCTCGTCGCCGACGCTGTTCGCTCCGAGCAGCAGGCTGATGCCGACGGCCTTCGAGCACGTCTGGAAGCCGAAGCTGACGGCCGCAAGGTAGCGGCCGACGCCGTTCGCGCCGAACAGCAGGCCGAAGCGGATGGTTTGCGCGCCAAGCTCGAAGCCGAGGCTGCCGGTAAGCGTCAGATCGCCGAGGCGCTCAATTCCTACACCCCGCAGGCCGCGCAGTTGCTCACTCTGCCTGACGTTCTGGCAGCACTGGTCGACGCCACCGCAGCAGCAGCGAAGCCGGTCGGCGACATCGATCGGATCTCCATCGTCGGCGGAAGCGACGGGGCGCAGGGTTCGATCGGCTCGATCCTGGGCATCAGTCCCCAGGTGATTGCCGGTGTCATCGAAACTCTCGAAAGCTCAGGCGTCGATATCACCGGTTTGCTCAACGGCCTGAACAAGACCGCATCGGTTCCGGCTGGTTCGGTACACAATTCGGTCCACAATTCGGAAAACGGTTCCGCAACCGTAGACGCGTGA
- a CDS encoding M1 family metallopeptidase, producing MLEEPIDPYLPLNGNRGYRVSRYELELTYKVFSNRLAGKAVITAVTTESRSKFSFDLAQNLQVSKVSVNGARGTKYAHLNNKLILTPSTKIPAGGALSVTIAYSGNPEPIKSLWGEVGWEELDEGTLVASQPNGAASWFPCDDHPISKASYRISITTDSPFYALANGKLIRKQTRASQTTWVYEQTEPMATYLATIQIGQYEHRQVSAGPVPVFAVHPPRLRAAFDVDFGRQPQMLEVFGKLFGPYPFTDYTAVVTDDELEIPIEAQGLSIFGANHCTGRRGSERLVAHELAHQWFGNSLTLGQWCDIWLHEGFACYAEWIWSENSGGPSSNQLATNAYQGLGRKSQDLIVANPGPALMFDDRIYKRGALTLHALRGVLGDEKFFELIRQWTTKHRHSTVSTEQFTDLASRFTDTPLRPLWDAWLNQRSLPRL from the coding sequence ATGCTCGAGGAGCCGATCGATCCGTACCTGCCGCTCAACGGCAACCGCGGGTACCGCGTGTCCCGGTACGAACTGGAACTGACGTACAAGGTCTTCAGCAACCGTCTCGCCGGCAAAGCTGTCATCACCGCTGTCACCACCGAGAGCCGATCCAAGTTCAGCTTCGACCTCGCGCAGAACCTGCAGGTGTCCAAGGTGTCCGTCAACGGTGCCCGCGGCACCAAGTACGCGCACTTGAACAACAAGCTGATCCTCACGCCGTCTACCAAGATCCCCGCGGGCGGTGCCCTGTCGGTCACCATCGCGTACAGCGGCAACCCCGAGCCGATCAAGAGCCTGTGGGGCGAAGTCGGCTGGGAGGAACTCGACGAAGGAACTTTGGTCGCAAGTCAGCCCAACGGCGCGGCGTCCTGGTTCCCGTGCGACGACCATCCGATTTCCAAAGCGTCGTACCGCATCTCGATCACCACCGATTCCCCGTTCTATGCCCTCGCCAACGGCAAGCTGATCCGCAAGCAGACCCGTGCGAGTCAGACGACGTGGGTCTACGAGCAGACCGAACCGATGGCAACCTACCTGGCAACCATTCAGATCGGTCAGTACGAGCACCGACAAGTGAGCGCCGGGCCGGTACCGGTCTTCGCCGTTCACCCACCTCGGCTGCGAGCAGCGTTCGACGTCGACTTCGGGCGCCAACCCCAGATGTTGGAGGTCTTCGGAAAGCTGTTCGGACCGTATCCCTTTACCGACTACACCGCTGTGGTCACCGACGACGAACTCGAAATCCCCATCGAAGCGCAGGGACTCTCGATCTTCGGAGCCAACCACTGCACAGGCAGGCGCGGTTCCGAACGTCTTGTCGCACACGAGCTTGCCCATCAATGGTTCGGCAACAGCCTCACTCTCGGGCAGTGGTGCGACATCTGGCTGCACGAAGGCTTTGCCTGTTACGCGGAGTGGATCTGGTCCGAGAATTCCGGTGGCCCGTCCTCGAACCAACTCGCGACAAACGCCTATCAAGGGCTCGGGCGTAAATCTCAGGACTTGATCGTCGCCAATCCCGGTCCTGCCCTGATGTTCGACGATCGAATCTACAAGCGGGGCGCATTGACTCTGCACGCCCTGCGCGGCGTTCTCGGAGACGAGAAGTTCTTCGAACTGATCCGTCAGTGGACCACGAAGCATCGACACAGCACGGTCAGTACCGAGCAATTCACCGATCTCGCTTCACGTTTCACCGACACTCCATTGCGCCCACTGTGGGATGCATGGCTGAATCAGCGCTCCCTGCCCCGTCTCTGA
- a CDS encoding DUF1449 family protein, which translates to MFVVFTICFVIGVVALVGAFAVGEVADLGGGHADGLPFLSLTTLATALFGFGAGGVAATLADAPTLVAAITALALAAVLVVVTRGLLLPYLLEQQDNSHIGRASYSGLLGTVTLTIAAEGWGEVSFVDAEGNRVQAKAVSAQPMALTTGTTVYIADVDDQYLHVVTVDDAI; encoded by the coding sequence ATGTTCGTTGTATTCACAATATGTTTCGTGATCGGGGTCGTGGCCCTGGTCGGAGCCTTTGCCGTCGGCGAGGTTGCAGATCTGGGCGGCGGCCACGCAGACGGGCTGCCATTTCTGAGCCTGACAACCTTGGCCACAGCACTTTTCGGCTTCGGCGCCGGCGGCGTAGCTGCCACTCTCGCGGACGCTCCGACATTGGTAGCGGCGATTACAGCACTCGCACTCGCCGCCGTCCTCGTTGTCGTCACGCGCGGCCTACTTCTCCCCTATCTCCTTGAACAACAAGATAATTCGCACATCGGACGAGCTTCGTACTCCGGGCTGTTGGGCACCGTCACCCTCACCATTGCAGCCGAAGGTTGGGGAGAAGTCTCGTTCGTCGACGCCGAAGGCAATCGCGTGCAGGCCAAGGCCGTCAGTGCACAGCCGATGGCGCTCACCACCGGCACCACCGTCTACATCGCCGATGTAGACGATCAATACCTTCACGTCGTCACGGTTGACGACGCGATCTAA